ATGTTCGGTTCATTTCATTCCCAAAACTCTCCTTCGCTGCTTCCTTACTTAACCAAATCTCTCTTACAGATCGTAAAGGGTAGCCATTTTAGGAACCACACGCTACCCAAAGTCCCGGACACGTACGTGAAGCTCTGTCTGGTCAGCAGCATGGGCCAGGAGATTGCCCGCGCCAAAACGTCCACACGGCGCGGCCAATCGAATCCACTGTTTAAGGAAACGTTTATCTTTCAGGTACTGTGCGCCGTGCAGGTGTCCCTGCATCCCTACCTACACCCAGACACTAACGAAAACCTTCTCCTTTCCCCCTCCTACCAGGTGGCAATGTTCCAGCTGAACGACGTGACGCTGATCGTGTCGGTGTACGCGAAGCGCAACATGAAGCGCAACGagatggttggttggtttagCATGGGCCTCAACTCAAGCGGCCCGGAGGAGATGATACACTGGAACGAGATGCGCGAGTCCAGCTCCCGGTCCGAGCTGATCACCCGCTGGCACGTTCTGGTCGACTCCTGATTTTAAATTCCCTTTTCCCTGGTTGGCCGGCGAACCGGGCCGGCCTGGCCGGTGGAGCCGTGGGGGAACCCTGGAGCTGAGCTAGGCGCGTTCGTCTGCCCTCGCTTGCGAGCAACAAAACCTTTTTTCGCCTAATCACGCGCGCACGTGGTGGCACGCGCCGGCCCTCTCCTCCAGCACaaccctcccccacccccgcAGGCACGTCCGGCACGCTGGCACCTGGATCGGAAAGGGGGGAACAATGCAATTGGTTTTTGAATTTGGCGGCACGCTTGGTGCGGAATCGAAGCGCGCTCGAAAGCACTTTCGCGGAAAGTGAACaagtgaacaaacaaacaaacaaacaaacaaagaaacaaaacaaaacaaaaaaatattggaacaaagaaaacaaacaaaaaatattggaaaaggCCTCCAGCAAGCCTATTTTATCTCAATTCTTTAATATTCAATCCAATTATTGATGTAACTTGTCAAACGATCGGTATTTTTACTTTCTCCGTCGGAAAACAAAGTTTGCATGGTATTTATTAAAGTGGTAATAAGCTAAACTGTGGCGTATTGTGCGTGCTTGGGACAAAACAGTTGAGAAACAATAAACAGTTTTGGGGAGTTTCTGTTAGGGCGAAGGATTGTATTTTACAAGGTAAGTATTATTAATAAGTCTCCCTTTTGATCCACTACTAGTTGATTCGGTCCAGGACTGGAAAACGCAATTTTTAGGTTCTCTAAGGCGTACGTGACTCCCAAATCCATCGCAGTTAAGGAACTAATCCCAAATAATTCTACCTTTGATAGTTCTGCAATCTATACAGATCTTGGAAGTAATGCTGAACCTATTTCACACTTAGAATTCTGATCGTTCCTGCAACTGGTCCTAAACTCATACCGTTATTTGAATTAATCTCGAAACGGTTACCGGTATTGAAACTGATTCTGATAACGGTCTTGGAATTGTGTCGTAACGCATATCGGTCCTCGAATTGGCTCTAAACCTGACTGATCCTGAAACTGATACCAAACCTAGGGCAGTCCTGGAAATGATTTCTAAGCCATAGTCATAACTTAGGACTGATCCCAAACTCATACaatcctggaactgattttAACCAAGGTCATTGTTGGAATTCATTTCAAATCCATACCAGCACTAAAAACTACTCCCAAATCCATAAGGTTCCGGGAACAGATCCCGCTACCATTTTGAACTCGGAATAACGATCCTGGACCTGGCACCGAGCCCAAATTGATCCTAGAGTTGACCCATCCCTAGTCTATTTTGTCCCAAAAACTAATCCCGAACCTATACTAATCCTGGAACACATCTTAGTATCggacctggaactgatcccggATCCATTTTGCATCAATAACTAATACTAACGATTCTGGAATTAACACTGAGCCCAAATCAATCCTAGAGTTGATCCACCCCGAATCACTTTTGCCCCAGAATTAAATCCCAAATCTACACCAGTCCTGGAACACAGCTTAGTATTGGACATGGAACTAATCCCGCTTCCATTTTGAGCCAGTGACTAATCCCAAATAACGATCCTGAAACTGGTACCAAACCCAATTCGACCCTAGAGTTGACCTTGAACTTATACCGGTACTTCTGATCCTGAATTCCGGACCTGGAACTGGTCAATGAACCCCGCTATCTgtagattttttaaaaaattcgaagcgtttttttgcggcaaataaaaaaaggaatttaaaaaaaaaccgttagtACGTATTTATTGCGAGTTACTGGCGACGCATACAAAGCGCGCCCACTTTTACATCAGTACAGTGTATTGCATGCAGTATTCCTCCCTCCCCGACACAGTGGTCCCGACCACACACTTCCTCTCTCCTGCATTTCCTATCACATTGAATGTTGGCTACGTGGCAACATCCCACAATTTGACACAATAGTTATTGTCATCCTTGCCGCAGCTTACAATCCGCTTCTCGTCAATGCACTCGATACGATACACGCAGGCTAGCgagggagaaagaaagagaacgtAAGTCAAACGCGTGCGTGTAAGAATGCGATCGCAACAAGCCGCAACGTACCGCTGTGCAGGGTCAGCTCGGACTCCACCACTCCCAGCAGCATGTTCCAGACGTGCAGCGTGCCGGTCCGGTCGCCCAGCAGCAGATACTTGCCGTCCGCTGTCCAGCAGAGGCAGCGCACCGTTTCCGCCAGCTCCTTCCGGCAGATCGTCATGCTGCTGTCCGCGTCCGTCACGTACAGCAGCCGGTCCTCGCCGGCGGACGCGATCAGCGTGCCCTTGGCGCTGAACCGCACCTCGCAGACGGCGCCCCGGTGcgtctgcagcagctgctggttgTCGCGCGTGTACGACGTCGGCCGGTGGACGGTGCGCCCGTCCAGCtcgtacagcagcagctcgccgCTCTGCAGCCCGACCGCTACCCGGATGGTGCGCTCGCCCGCGAACGTGTCGAGCGAGACGACCTTCTCCTCCAGCACGTGGTAGCCGACGACCGAGTCGTTGTGGTAGTTGTTCCAGATTCTGCAAAGCACACCGGACGGGCAGATTAGCGGTGTTTGCGGGAATGATGTAAAGGATAGATGAACGCACAGGAGAAGCGAAAGAAGCAGCGAACGGAAGGTAACAacgaacagaaaacaaaacaaaacgaaaaacacgTCACACTTACTTTAAACTGCAGTCCCAGCTCCCGGACACTAGCAGGCCGTAGGACGGTACGTAGGAAATGCACGAGACGGCATCATCGTGCGCCCGTATGGTGCTCGAAATCTTGCCAAAGTCAAAATTATAGATAAAACTacggaaaggaaagaaaaccgGAAAGCGAAACAACCGAACAGAGACACATTAAGATGCGAGCAGGCGACAGCTACAGCTCGGCACTTACATGGTGTTGTCCCAGCCGCCCAGTATGATGGAGCGGTCCGGCGCGAGCTGGACGGAGCTGATGGGCAGATCGCTCAGCTGCACGCTGCGTATCTTGCGCCGCTCGCCGAGACTGTAGCACGTCATCGTGCCGTCCTTGCTGGTGGTGAAGATGTGCCCGACCGCCCGATCGATCGCGACCGCCGTGATCGCGTCCTTGTGCGTGCAGTAGTCGCCGAGCGCCCGCAGCACCATCCGCCCGCCGGCCGGCCGGACCGGTCCCGGCACGGCCAGCAGCTTCGACACGTGCGCGGTGCGGAAGAGCTGGCGCGGGATCTGCCCAAACTCCGATATCTGCACCTCAATCGCGTGCCGGGCGGCCAGATCGTTGATCTGCCCGAGATCGACCGACCCTTCGTAGCAGAGATGGTAGAAGACGTTGTCCGCGTCGAGGGCGGGCTGGCCCTGCTGCCGGTAGCCGAAGATCAGATCGATCCAGTGGTGCAGCCGGGCCGAGACGTAGTCCGACTCGAGCGCCTGGCGCAGCAGCCGCACGAACCGGGCGGGCGAGTTTTGCGCCCACGGCGGCAGCGCAACGTGCCCGACCGGCGTGCCGTCGAACCGCGTGCCAAAGTCAATCTTCAGCCCGTTCTGCAGGAAGTCACCGCCCTGCTCGGGATCGTAGAACTCCGG
The Anopheles arabiensis isolate DONGOLA chromosome X, AaraD3, whole genome shotgun sequence DNA segment above includes these coding regions:
- the LOC120905547 gene encoding protein FAN-like, with amino-acid sequence MLALQQNTAVAATSRTRPHYGSELLQRRRRRGRCTEPDLPSGAASTSQIDRQQQDGSEPASGDGQRLAIRCRQYIEMLDRGQIQPYRFVQQECTFLFHFHYAKLDECLQQICQLYRASTLPSYEQNSMIATIVYSRHSRVKFNPLWLNNLYERTVADFQVEEINPLVVNPGRLLVTNAFIYFQYYNNISTKPVLKVAIRHITGLSKHRYLLRQIGLRIRWQDEQQQQPTAAAGGTDQCLYLVFRNQPDRDDCWRCIGEQPDYAAAEQSPESMTLKWQNGLVSNYDYLLYLNGLADRSFQDLTQYPVFPWIVTDYTSPELNLAEPGVYRDLAKPVGALNPERLARLRSRYEEMGEPKFLYGSHYSTPGFVLYYLVRKHPELMLCLQNGKFDHPDRMFNSVADAYHNCLHNMSDFKELIPEFYDPEQGGDFLQNGLKIDFGTRFDGTPVGHVALPPWAQNSPARFVRLLRQALESDYVSARLHHWIDLIFGYRQQGQPALDADNVFYHLCYEGSVDLGQINDLAARHAIEVQISEFGQIPRQLFRTAHVSKLLAVPGPVRPAGGRMVLRALGDYCTHKDAITAVAIDRAVGHIFTTSKDGTMTCYSLGERRKIRSVQLSDLPISSVQLAPDRSIILGGWDNTIFIYNFDFGKISSTIRAHDDAVSCISYVPSYGLLVSGSWDCSLKIWNNYHNDSVVGYHVLEEKVVSLDTFAGERTIRVAVGLQSGELLLYELDGRTVHRPTSYTRDNQQLLQTHRGAVCEVRFSAKGTLIASAGEDRLLYVTDADSSMTICRKELAETVRCLCWTADGKYLLLGDRTGTLHVWNMLLGVVESELTLHSACVYRIECIDEKRIVSCGKDDNNYCVKLWDVAT